The proteins below are encoded in one region of Rhododendron vialii isolate Sample 1 chromosome 7a, ASM3025357v1:
- the LOC131334245 gene encoding uncharacterized protein LOC131334245 translates to MISFFAFILLFVISTYKVSRNSIHLAKQMGSGNPNKPHYDITMSKRTRKPLNLQMEADPILPKAASLENEILTKAIKKEEEKSSSEGEESDHKSLQQLIKTRSPLGQHFTEEKQLQLVVKHQEEDLNGVKFKGLVSRYARVLSRLIKIKRDSHLRPGKIPTLRLTPKQ, encoded by the coding sequence ATGATTTCATTCTTTGCcttcattcttctttttgtgATTTCCACATACAAAGTTTCAAGAAATAGTATACATCTTGCTAAACAAATGGGAAGTGGCAATCCAAACAAACCCCATTATGATATTACCATGTCAAAGAGAACTAGAAAGCCATTGAATCTCCAAATGGAAGCTGATCCGATCCTCCCAAAAGCCGCATCTCTGGAGAACGAAATCCTTACAAAAGccatcaaaaaagaagaagagaagtcTTCTAGTGAAGGAGAAGAGAGTGATCACAAAAGCTTGCAACAACTTATCAAAACCAGGAGTCCTCTTGGCCAGCACTTCACTGAAGAGAAGCAGCTTCAGTTGGTTGTTAAGCATCAAGAAGAGGACTTAAATGGAGTGAAGTTCAAAGGACTGGTGAGTCGGTATGCAAGAGTTCTGAGCCGTTTGATCAAAATCAAGCGGGACTCCCATTTAAGGCCCGGAAAAATACCAACCCTCCGATTGACACCCAAACAGTAG